Proteins encoded in a region of the Carassius auratus strain Wakin chromosome 21, ASM336829v1, whole genome shotgun sequence genome:
- the LOC113038629 gene encoding solute carrier family 35 member F2-like, translating into MTDQVGENSFEHGRLGALSHWRRFLCGPRNLKFKDVFTWQLCKTIAMGQALSMLICGTAVTCQYLVDAGVETPMMQSFLNYTLLLLTYTLVLAFRRGENNIGQILKTKWWKYFLMALTDVEANYTVVKAYQFTTLTSIQLLDCFVISVLMVLSWIFLKTRYRPLHFIAVAVCLLGVGAMVGADLLAGRDQGSSSHVLLGDGLVLVSAALYAVSNVCQEYTVKNLSRVEFLGMMGLFGTLISGVQMAILESRAIPVISWNWTICLLFVAYTLCMYGLYSFMPVVVNLTSATAVNLSLLTADLFSLFCGMFLFHYNFSALYIVSFVVITLGFILFNIVPTYTADQSYSTNDRAYHLASSADVQQDGDIVGDWLQKEGQENEDRIGSSHRAHCNGFCSQI; encoded by the exons ATGACGGATCAAG TGGGAGAGAACTCTTTTGAACATGGAAGATTGGGAGCTCTCAGCCACTGGCGGAGATTTCTTTGTGGTCCGCGGAATCTCAAGTTTAAGGATGTGTTTACATG GCAGCTCTGCAAAACTATTGCAATGGGTCAAGCCCTGTCTATGCTGATATGTGGGACGGCAGTTACATGTCAGTATTTGGTAGATGCCGGGGTGGAGACGCCAATGATGCAAAGCTTCCTCAATTACACCTTGCTGCTGCTCACCTATACTTTAGTCTTAGCCTTCAGGAGAG GTGAAAATAATATTGGTCAAATTCTAAAAACGAAGTGGTGGAAATATTTTCTGATGGCTCTCACGGATGTGGAAGCCAACTACACAGTTGTGAAGGCATACCAGTTCACTACCCTTACAAGTATACAG CTGCTGGACTGCTTTGTGATCTCGGTTCTGATGGTGCTCTCATGGATCTTCTTGAAAACTCGCTACAGACCATTGCATTTTATAGCAGTGGCTGTGTGTTTGCTTGGAGTCGGTGCGATGGTGGGAGCAGATCTGCTGGCAGGGAGAGACCAAGGCTCAA GTAGTCATGTGTTGTTGGGGGATGGACTCGTGCTGGTCAGTGCTGCTCTGTACGCAGTGTCTAACGTCTGTCAGGAATACACAGTGAAAAACCTGAGCAGGGTGGAGTTTTTGGGCATGATGGGGCTCTTTGGGACACTCATCAGTGGTGTGCAGAT GGCTATCCTTGAATCCAGAGCTATACCTGTCATCAGCTGGAACTGGACAATAT GCCTGCTCTTTGTTGCGTATACTCTGTGCATGTATGGGCTGTACAGTTTCATGCCTGTAGTGGTAAATCTGACCAGTGCCACAGCTGTGAACCTCTCACTGCTGACTGCTGACCTCTTCAGTCTCTTCTGTGGCATGTTCCTTTTTCACTACAAT TTCTCCGCCCTGTATATTGTGTCTTTTGTGGTGATCACACTTGGTTTCATCTTGTTCAACATCGTACCGACCTACACAGCAGATCAGTCTTATTCCACTAATGACAGGGCATATCATCTGGCTTCGTCTGCGGATGTCCAGCAAGATGGAGACATTGTAGGAGACTGGCTGCAAAAGGAAGGACAAGAGAATGAGGACAGGATAGGATCCAGTCACAGAGCACACTGCAACGGATTCTGTTCTCAGATATAA
- the LOC113038630 gene encoding ELMO domain-containing protein 1 isoform X1: MKHFLRVLTQLLVFLYCKCLWRGLKFVIRKLTGRCELQRICYNNKPGARRTLKIESSLKCSKHELLQSAINAHPDSVEKTIDDIMSLKKINLDTNPQLGISLQACLLQIVGYRNLVVEVEKLRREPYDCENQAHEEMLMKLWKELRPDSPLSGRISKQWCEIGFQGNDPKTDFRGMGLLGLHNLLYFAEHDKATALQVLHDSLQPKHRNVSKVEASKMSKAEWDKKKFDKAIGYSFAIVGINITDLAYSLLVSGALKTHLYNVAPEMPSLVHFQQTFCYLMQEFHRFWMEEDPCDIMEFNRVRTKFHKHVLKQLKNPDMALCPHFTATDLHLVNL; this comes from the exons ATGAAGCATTTTCTGAG GGTACTGACCCAGTTACTGGTGTTCCTGTACTGTAAGTGTTTGTGGCGGGGCCTGAAGTTTGTCATTAGGAAGTTAACAGGACGATGTGAGCTTCAACGCATCTGTTACAATAACAAACCCGGTGCTCGAAGGACGCTCAAGATCG aaTCCTCACTCAAATGCTCTAAACATGAG CTTTTGCAGTCTGCCATCAACGCTCATCCAGATTCTGTGGAGAAGACTATCGATGATATAATGTCACTGAAAAAGATCAACCTTGACACTAACCCACA GCTTGGCATCTCTCTCCAGGCTTGCCTGCTCCAGATCGTGGGTTACCGAAACCTAGTAGTGGAGGTGGAGAAGCTACGTAGAGAGCCATATGACTGTGAAAACCAAGCACATGAGGAGATGCTCATGAAG CTGTGGAAGGAACTCCGTCCTGATTCTCCTCTCTCTGGACGCATCTCAAAGCAATGGTGTGAGATTGGTTTCCAAGGAAACGACCCCAAGACTGATTTCAGGGGCATGGGTCTCCTGGGATTGCACAACCTACT GTATTTTGCAGAGCATGACAAAGCCACCGCTCTCCAAGTTCTTCATGACTCCCTGCAGCCCAAGCACAG GAACGTTTCCAAAGTGGAAGCCAG CAAGATGAGCAAAGCTGAGTGGGACAAGAAGAAATTTGACAAAGCGATTGG ATACTCCTTTGCCATAGTTGGCATAAACATCACTGACCTGGCATATTCCCTGCTGGTGAGCGGGGCTCTGAAGACTCATCTGTACAATGTGGCACCAGAGATGCCAAGTCTAGTGCACTTCCAACAGACCTTCT GTTATCTGATGCAGGAGTTCCACAGGTTCTGGATGGAGGAAGATCCATGTGACATCATGGAGTTCAATCGTGTGCGCACCAAGTTCCACAAGCACGTCCTGAAGCAGCTGAAGAACCCTGACATGGCACTGTGTCCTCACTTCACCGCCACTGACCTTCACCTGGTCAACCTGTAG
- the LOC113038630 gene encoding ELMO domain-containing protein 1 isoform X2, which translates to MKHFLRVLTQLLVFLYCKCLWRGLKFVIRKLTGRCELQRICYNNKPGARRTLKIESSLKCSKHELLQSAINAHPDSVEKTIDDIMSLKKINLDTNPQLGISLQACLLQIVGYRNLVVEVEKLRREPYDCENQAHEEMLMKLWKELRPDSPLSGRISKQWCEIGFQGNDPKTDFRGMGLLGLHNLLYFAEHDKATALQVLHDSLQPKHSKMSKAEWDKKKFDKAIGYSFAIVGINITDLAYSLLVSGALKTHLYNVAPEMPSLVHFQQTFCYLMQEFHRFWMEEDPCDIMEFNRVRTKFHKHVLKQLKNPDMALCPHFTATDLHLVNL; encoded by the exons ATGAAGCATTTTCTGAG GGTACTGACCCAGTTACTGGTGTTCCTGTACTGTAAGTGTTTGTGGCGGGGCCTGAAGTTTGTCATTAGGAAGTTAACAGGACGATGTGAGCTTCAACGCATCTGTTACAATAACAAACCCGGTGCTCGAAGGACGCTCAAGATCG aaTCCTCACTCAAATGCTCTAAACATGAG CTTTTGCAGTCTGCCATCAACGCTCATCCAGATTCTGTGGAGAAGACTATCGATGATATAATGTCACTGAAAAAGATCAACCTTGACACTAACCCACA GCTTGGCATCTCTCTCCAGGCTTGCCTGCTCCAGATCGTGGGTTACCGAAACCTAGTAGTGGAGGTGGAGAAGCTACGTAGAGAGCCATATGACTGTGAAAACCAAGCACATGAGGAGATGCTCATGAAG CTGTGGAAGGAACTCCGTCCTGATTCTCCTCTCTCTGGACGCATCTCAAAGCAATGGTGTGAGATTGGTTTCCAAGGAAACGACCCCAAGACTGATTTCAGGGGCATGGGTCTCCTGGGATTGCACAACCTACT GTATTTTGCAGAGCATGACAAAGCCACCGCTCTCCAAGTTCTTCATGACTCCCTGCAGCCCAAGCACAG CAAGATGAGCAAAGCTGAGTGGGACAAGAAGAAATTTGACAAAGCGATTGG ATACTCCTTTGCCATAGTTGGCATAAACATCACTGACCTGGCATATTCCCTGCTGGTGAGCGGGGCTCTGAAGACTCATCTGTACAATGTGGCACCAGAGATGCCAAGTCTAGTGCACTTCCAACAGACCTTCT GTTATCTGATGCAGGAGTTCCACAGGTTCTGGATGGAGGAAGATCCATGTGACATCATGGAGTTCAATCGTGTGCGCACCAAGTTCCACAAGCACGTCCTGAAGCAGCTGAAGAACCCTGACATGGCACTGTGTCCTCACTTCACCGCCACTGACCTTCACCTGGTCAACCTGTAG